AGAGGAACAATATTGAATCaaaagtgattttttttttctttaaaaactcTCTCGTGATCTATCTAAATTACGATGTGAATTGTTAGAATAAATTACGAGCGTCGGATTTCCTGACTTACTGCTCCGGGCATACATCTTCCTGAATAATTCGTTTGCAAATTCGATTCTTCCGGCTTTTTAAactcaatttttgtttttcctctccctctctctctctctttctctctctctctctctctctctctctctctctctctctctctctctctctctttcttttcttctcctcgaagaaaaaacaaactttcaaaattaaaagttCGAACTCTCGAAAGTTGATAATTTTTCCATTACAAAATTTTCCTCTTATTATGATCTGATGGATTTAATGAAAAGGATGCGTAGAAAGATATGATTTAGGATAACCGGCACGATGATCAAGAGACGATCAACAGAGCGTACACAAAAAACAAGTCACGTAACAAATTAGAGACGCGTTGCATACTATTTCGAGAACAATCGTATCGTATCACACAAAGGCATAAGAAAAATTCCATAATAAGATACATACATCAATAAACCCGAatcatcattcttttttcattttttttttttaatcacaaAATTGAAAACGATTTAGAAAAATGTTGTCGAAGTCCTTTTGATGACTCACTCGaatacatacgcacatacacaaGTTCTCTTATGGAAAACTTCCTAACTCTGATCCTAAAAAATGactcgattcttttttctcataatttgcatttttcttttttttataatttttttttctttcttttcttttcttttttttttgtagagtCATCTCCGATCTTATCTTtctataaaagattaatatcattaatattctataaagATGATCTATGAACTATTagtatatattgaattatatattgaaatgtattatgttgaattatatatgaaatatatattgaatttcagattaaaaatcattagacaaattttttcttgctcgcataaattttttaatgatgaaCGAATACACaaatgagaaacgaaaaacattaggaaatttttcaaattgtccTTAATTACTTCGCACTTcgtgtttatttaattttataatataatctgtcattttattatttccgcAATTATTCGAATCAATACTTCATCTCATATTTCCATCtgttcgatattaatatttatataaaaatcataaacgatgaaaaattacgttctcgaaatataatattaaaactaaTGTATctaatattcaataatataatatatattaaaatatatacaaatgttatACAGCTGATATCAAATTCTTTTGACTGTACTTTCATCCTGGGGGCGTAGCTCAGATGGTAGAGCGCTCGCTTAGCATGCGAGAGGTACCGGGATCGATACCCGGCGCCTCCAACTTCGATGttcttagtttttttttatttttcatttttttttattttaatgtagataattaaaaagtgatttgaatcaaatttaaataacacagaacttatatttttataggttTAACAAAGTTACAGAAGAGTCCAGAAttcttattttacaattacaaTGGCGCCAAAAGATCTTATTGTCCTTTGAGTGAACATATCGGTAATCAACCTGTTAACAGAAAGGATACATCTTTAAGATTAAGACAATTAAGATCTGAAATGGTCCGAGTAGCATCAATCGAAACAGCACCACTGCATGGTTATATCGTAACATCAGATGACGAACATCAggtaatattttcgaaattgaatatataatatgcaaatatataaaatgcaatAATCTCTAGATGGgccaaaaatttctaaatgattttaaatatcaattatattaatcaattatgTTACTGATGGGCGCGTTAGCCTAATGGAGATATCACAATTGTCAAATTTATTCAATGATTGATTTGTTTCAAAGcttcatttaatttctaataataacgataactataaaatttttcaatgcgctatttatcgatatttttcttattaaatagtTAAAGAAGctaaatgcattttttattttaaaagaaattatgactTTACGATATTAAAGATGAAGATGGAAAGTGAAAAGTGTagaaaaataagtattaaATACAGTATCTTAATTTTACTAAACtgacataaattatattaaagattaattattatttattttaaataatacagtATTGCTGTTCGTTTTTTAACAGAGCGAAACCGTTGATCCACGAGATATgagaagagaatttttaaCCGGATTTTATGGTAGTGCTGGAGATGCAGTTGTAACATTAGCAAAAGCTGTTCTGTGGACAGATGGAAGATATCATCTGCAAGCAGATTTAGAACTCGATTGCAATTGGATACTCATGAAGAGAGGACGAAAACCCGTAAGTAAATCTTATTTATGTCTTATAAATATCAAGTTATGATTTATTACGATTTTGTTCAAAAAttgcaatttatatatatatatatatatatatatatatatatatatattcatatatatatatatatatatatatatatatatatattcatatatatatatatatacatgttcgTTACTGtttctattttaatcatttttacacAAGCGTATGTACACGTAACGTCGCATGCACACGAGTGTAGGCAAAATTAATTTGTGAATCGAACACTAGATGGCAAATCATTTCTCGCAAGTAAAATGGTTCCTCATCGTCTAGATATGAGACTCTGGCAGACAGAAAAACTAAGATCATACTTCACAGGATCATTTCTGTAGTATATCTTCGGATCTGCTCTGCGAAATGCTGAGTTGATGCAGCCACGATGACGAGACATAGCTCTCTTCCTTGAGCGTGAGAACGACTTGCAGTTTGATTTACAGTCAGATTGTTAGTCATCGATGATCGTTCACTTTCCTTACTCTGTAGGGAGAGCATGGGAGGTAGAGCTTTCTGAGTGgtctaattataaaaataaaacataaataaatgttttacaGAATCTTGCagcaaatttgaaaattttcttttttattttttttctatatcagataaagttaaataataaCTGTTCCACTTTATTTACGttctaaaattttttataaattttttacacCAATAAAATCTTAACTAAAAAAACTAAtaaggaaaatattattattggatacatcaataaaaaaaatttttaaatatacatgtgttatcttcctcttccatGTCTCCTCCTCCTATCTTATACTTTTTACTTAAAATTACTTCGTTATtctctatattattaatattaattgcaTGCATGTATTTAAAGTCGGTCTaaaaaaaacgttttataaaaataattttaaataatatgttgaatacactgtaaatgtatattatatatggatGCGCGTTTtgctataatataaaaattgttaacacAAAATAGATTAAATCATAgcattcttttacttttgaaTTTGTTGAAACTAGAAatgcaattaaaatatatactacgCATCAATACGAGAATCTGTTcccatttattttaataacaattaactagagagaagaagagagtagtagtagtagttagtgtgtatatatagagagtatcaattatatttaaaattaagtaaatattttacggCCATTTGGAAGATCGCagctttttaactttttatttaacattttaaaatgtattttcacttcaaaaataaaatttataccctcgagaaaaaaattgtttgtcCAACCACATCAGTacttacaaaaagaaaatttttcaagaacgaataaatcagtaccagaaaaaattaaattgaaacaaaaaaaaagaaaataaataaataaaatcttattaaaCAAGTAATAAAAACAGCAGAGTAAGATACGATATATCGTGTAAAAAGAAGCTtcgaattttgttaataattttaaaaaacaaattcaaaaGATTAGttgctatttattttattcggaCACTAGATGGCAGACACCATAAGCAGTTTCTCACaactaaaataatacattaacgTCTAGACATGAGACtcgaacaaacgaaaaaaattaagatcaTACTTCACAGGATCATTTCTGTAGTATATCTTCGGATCTGCTCTGCGAAATGCTGAGTTGATGCAACCGCGATGACGAGGAATAGCTCTCTTCCTTGAGCGTGAGAACGACCTACAGTTTGATTATTGATCGGATTGTAGTCATCGATGATCGTTCACTTTCCTTACTTAGTAGGGAGAGCATGGGAAGCAGGGCTTTCTGAgtggttttttttctttaataaacagaaaacataaataaatttttttcagaaaattaGAGGTCATTTTTTATAGATCCATTATTTTACCATTGTTTATCTTTGGATCTACTCTACAAAGTATCTGAGATCAATTACGATAACGAAATTTCTCTAAaatagtctttttttttaactagatcaataaaaaaatcttaacTATATATTCTCACAAAACATTGTAAACACACCTACCACTTTTTACAATCCCTTCTTAAAgcagatttaataaaattattgatatctaataaaattcCCTGCTCCaaaactcttttttttattcagtaaGAATATAATTGAGAGAGAATATTCAGAGTAATTAAAACTTAGATTTAAGTTTTTTACAAATTCCATGTTGAATGaatttttgttgaaatatGTAGATTGAAACACCAACATTCTTTGGATTTTAAGTTAGAAGAATTTTATCTAGATTCCAAGTTggaataatattcaattattataatagtttaaaaaattaattaatttatatgatgTAATTGGTATATTTAACTCGTAGATTCCAACAATAACAGAATGGTTGAAACATGAATTTCAAAATCGGCCAAACATCCGAATAGGTGCAGATCCGAAGTTAGTACCTGCAGCTATATGGGAAGCTTGGGAAATAGATTTAGGtataacaaaaaacaaaagttcCTCTCTGAAACTAATTTCagttaaaatatacatttcacTCAAACTGTTTCAAATAATTCTATGAATGCTATTTCCTTGTACTTAAAATTTTACTCTGTTCTCGTATTTAGTAAATACATCCATAAGTTTGGTGGCAGTTCGCAAAAATTTGGTGGATTTAATTTGGCAAGTAGGACGACCAAATTACAATTCTTACTCAGCATACccattgaaaaaagaatatgcaGGGAAATCATggcaagagaaaataaaagatataagattACAAATGAGTCTTGTCAAGGCAGATGCTCTTGTAGTCACAGCATTAGATGAAATAGCTTGGCTCTTCAATATTCGAGGATACGATCTCCCTCATACTCCTGTTCTTAGATCCTACGTCATCGTTACACAAGGATCTCTTCATCTTTATACATCCAAACATAAACTTTTGCGATCCGTTGATACTCATTTAAAAATGGACTCTTGCTTCCACGCGGATTGCGTCAAGTAAGATGTtgtcttatataaatattgcaaataattatacaaagaatgaatcaaatataaataaataaatgtaattttagaTGGCACAATGAAACGTGTATCTGGGATGATTTAAGAACGATGTCTCAAGCATGGAAAAAAGTTTGGCTACCAACACCATGTGGATATGCTCAAGGAgcttcgaaagaaatattttcttccgtacgttttttattctaaatatgtttctaatattaatagtTAGATACTAATAGACTgatggaaaaagataaaaaatgccTAGGTTGTACTAAGACAGAGATTTAGATCGGATAATACTAGGCAAAGGTACACCTTCTTCGACATGTTACCCTGACACGAGAGAACTGCTTGAGCTTAGCTTGATCCCCACGTGACGGACTAACACACACCCCATAGACAAAGCCTAAACGTGTAAATGTGTTTAGTCTACTCACGTGGCATTTagtaattattacataaaaaaaagaacatatacacgtattcgATCAACCAAAAGCTAATACATAGATTCCATGTATATAGTTTGACGTACATTTGAACATTTGATGGAGTTCACACTTTCTCGATCTTATAATATCCGGAGTCACAAGACGCTTTGGCGTCCATGGTATTAGGAATTACATAGAGCATATCTGTATGTCCgagttttctataattatttttgtagctttataattttgtttttcaaaaatattgcaaaaatatacgtataaaattatgtatatatatatacgtatatgtatgtgtaatttTATCATTCAGATTCCAATTGAAAAACGATTACCAAAAGCATCGCCTATAATTGATCTAAGAGcggtaaaaaatgaaatcgaagCTGAAGGGATGAGGAAAGCTCATATCAGAGATGGCATGGCCATGTGTGATTTTCTTGCTTATATAGAAGAACAAATATCTTTAAATTCTGAGGGATGGGACGAGATGCAAGTATCCAGAGTCGTAAACGAGTTTCGTTTGGAACAGGAACTTAACAAGGGTATTTCCTTTGCAACGATTGCTGCTTACGGTGCTCATGCTGCGTTACCTCATTACGAACcaattaatttaacaaatgtaCCTATCGGGAAAACTTCGATGTTGGTTATTGATTCAGGTGGACAGTATTTAGGTAAACTTCTGTTATCTGTATTctgtatctatttttataataatacatttataagatgaataaatcaattttttaatatatttacagaCGGTACAACAGATGTAACAAGAACATTACATTTTGGAGAACCTActgaagaacaaaaaaaggcATACACAAGAGTATTAATAGGATCGATACAGTTATCTTCTTTAATCTTTCCAGATGATCTGATGACTGATCAGCTTGATGTATTAGCTAGGAGACCTCTTTGGAGTACTGGTAATGACTACATGCATGGTACTGGTCACGGGATTGGACACTTTTTATCCGTTCATGAATGTgtgtaaatttttaatccCTCATATGATAAACTTGTTAAACAATTATGTCATtgaacgaattttcttttttagccCCAATTAGTATATCATATACAGGTGGTATGACTGTTACTTTAAAGCCaggattttttttatccaatgAACCAGGATTTTACAAAAAGGATGATTTCGGTGTAcgtttagaaaatatacttgAAGTCGTAACTACCAATATATCGGTaggaatttttcatatttctctatatataatattttattttattatattatctcatccttgttattttttcgtttcaataGAAAACAACAGgacaaaatttcttaaaatttcgGGACGTCACTCTTGTACCATACGAACCTAAATTGATAGACTTTAATATGTTAACACCAATGCACGTAAGTTACTCTGTTTAAATAGCTTATATTTTCGAGaaatctttataatatatatattcttcggGTTAAggcaataatatttctaacagTCCTGCTGTAGTGTCCTTTGATCAGTGATATACATACTTCTAATGATATGCAGCGCCGGTggttaaataattacaatcaaCGAATCAGAGAAGAGGTCGgcagagaattaaaaaaacatttaaaaatgaaaggcTTTTATTGGATGATGGACAAGACAAAAAACATTCCTGAATGGGGTAAAGTCAACAAGGACATTCTTCTCGCGCGTTCTCATTCCAATTCTTCTACATTCAAAAAGATTCATGTGCTAGTGATCATTAGCATTatctacaatattattttaagtacgtaaatatatttttttattgatctttatcatttttattcataaatattcttaGATTTTCACATGTCAATTGATACGCAATTTTTTACGTTTCAGATTTTGCAACGATTTATAGTTAATACAAAGGTTTACTTGTTGTTCTACTTAAAAAaccttgaatatatataaaattattaaatataatataaaacaagtaaaatatacattctatattggattagaaaaacaaatactTTAATTTGTGTCAATAATTGTAACATAACAATGTACACACATGATAGTACAATGATAATagatatgtttaaaaaaaagatggagacCTATATATTGTGTGTTCCATATGTAAAGTACAAGTATAATTAGACTGACTTTAATAAGAATTTTGATCAGTCTATAAAAACTTATGTGATTAGTTAAACTATTTATTGAAAGCTATGTTTAAGTATTACTATAATTTTACTGTGATACATAATTGcaacaaatatatgaatatgtaaaatatatacattttttcctGCAcctatatttcattaaaaaataatttatatttaccttaggtatcctatatatatatatatatatctttttactcCATTTTGCATACAAAATGCTTGAATTTTCGAATTTGAATGTTTGCTGGAAATCcaaatataatgtatacttaatgctatataatttttattataatttaaacataattaaattatatttaaatacatgtaTTACCTATCATTTTTATAGGTCGCATACAATGTacatttcaatataattaattttattaaataatatagacttcagtaattatataattaaatattttcttatttctttatttcctttctttcatcgttctgttttttatgatattcttTCAATTTCATAAATCCTTCTactgataatttttttatattttccatagaaaatacatttgtattatCAACCTTACGTTTAGGTAATACCAATTGATACAACTTgtaatattctaataatttttctataaaatataaaaatgtaatatcaatggaaagtataatataataaatttagaattttgttgtttataataaaaaattgttcttaCCTATTGTTTCTTTGTCTAATTTATACTTTGCAGCTAGAATATCACTACTATTTTTAACAGAATCTTCCTTATGCTTAATAATAACTTGGAATATCTCTTTCAAAGTTAGTTTTCCTACTGGAACAGAGTCTGGCATATAAAATCCAAATTCAAAGTCTTGGTAAGTTCTCGATTTAGGTAATGGTCTATCAGGATTTGGTTGACTCAATGTATCCATctgataattttcaataattatttgcattaaatgtttaatgtgaaaatatatcataactgttaataaatatacctTTGTTTCTGTAGATGTtacataaacattttttaaatattcatcaagttttaaattctttttataatgatcCTTCAAGAAATCTGGAtttactaaaaaataaaaagaatttctttgaatcgcagaataaataataatgtgtcAAATCTAAATaggattaaatatatataattgtttacaATTAACCTACTTTCCTGAGCTAGTTTCAGTTGTTTTATTGCAGCTGCAGTTTTAGGAGCAGGAATTGGTTTACTTCTTGAAAGAACAGCGTTTGCACGATTATCTATGTTAAATCTATGCACTGTTCGTCTTAATTTACCAAGTATTAATCCCATCTTTTCGTATCTTAAATCtattaacaaatgaaaaagtGTAATAATACAGAATattaagtgaaaaaaaataccaaaaagtatattttcttttctactatataaattttctactaTATTACATATCGACCAAAATAACAATCAGTTATTTGCACAGTTAAAAACAATCTCGCAAATAAATTCGTAACTATTGCATATTATTACAAACTTTTCATTCAATCGACCTAAGCGGCTTTTAACACGTGCTCTATGATCGAATAAAACGTATGAAGTAACGCTTTAGATGATATAATCAATGATTTGGAattcatagaaaaaagatcgtaacaaaaatatttaatattatactagCAATTTTATTAGCCAATAATATCCAATAgcttaacaatatttattagtatatGCATTTTTGATTGGTCGATACTTCTTAAGCGATTGGCTGATACATGCATTCTATTAGTCAATACGAAGACTACTCGCAAATCTTTGACCAATTGTCGTTTACCTATGTAGGAGCAACGTAAGGTGTGTTTAGGTACGCAGTGATACAAGAAAAGACAGTTTCTGAGCACGCTGTGAAATTATTCGGTTGTGAATGATTGTGAGGACGCGGCGGTTAGCAACGTACCGTATGTGTCGAAGTCCCGTTAGTTGTCTTTATCAAAGTCATTGTTTTCTTAAAACATGCTCGAGTGTTGTACAACTTGACAATAAAACGGCGTAagaaaagttttgaaaaaagaataaacagtGAAGAAGGTATTCACTCTTTTCGTGCTGTACGCTTAACCGCcaaaaattatagatagaaACGCCATCTTGTGTGCAGATATGTTGACATTTTAACATTATTCAAGTTTACTGGTCACTTTCTTTACAGTATTATGCATTAAttgatacatattttataacagaaaatgataaatatgtatatgatattatatctgTGTGTGAATATGTGATATTGTTTCGTTGATAAcaattaatgttatttaatcGACAAATGCAGTATTGTACTGTTTTCATTGACTGCACAGCAACAAGATGACACATTTTGCTACACTTGTTTAGATTATTAAGACATCCAATTCTTAGAAATAATGGTGATGTTATTTAAATTCGTTTTAGGTTAATTTAAGGATATAATCATGTTTTACGCACACTTTGTGTTAGCCAAAAAAGGGCCATTGGCCCGAATTTGGCTAGCTGCTCATTGGGATAAAAAGTTGACGAAAGCTCATGTTTTTGAAACCAATATTGAAAAATCTGTAGATGGTATTTTACAACCTAAGGTATTTCCCCTTGTATTATGTTTGTGATATAAATAAGCATTAATGTTAagatattaaacaatattaaacaatattattttttaattataataatatctttcaatatatcaTAGGTAAAAATGGCGTTACGTACATCGGGTCATTTACTCTTAGGAGTAGTACGCATATATTCACGCAAAGCAAAGTATTTACTAGCTGATTGTAATGAAGCATTTGTTAAAATCAAAATGGCATTTCGGCCAGGAATGGTTGATTTACCTGAAGAACATAGAGAAGCAGCAGTTACAGCTATAACATTACCAGAAGTGTTTCACGATTTTGATACAGCTATGCCTGAATTGAAGTAAATATTAACGTCACGCAAGTGAATATTAATGctcatacatttatatattgtttacattattatattttttagggATGTTGATATTGAAGCACAATTTAGTTTAAATCAGTCCAGAGCAGAAGAAATTACAATGAGAGAAGATTATGGTAGTCTTTCTTTAGTAACGCATGATCAAGGATTTGGTGATATGAGTTTTGATGCAGAACCACCTGAATTACTTCGTCATGCTGGTTCTATAGAACCGTCGTTAGATCAGGTTCactattcatttttataatactgattatataatatattacttttaagaAATTTCTGTTCTCGTATATAATGGATTGAATTAAATCAAATCTAGAGCCATATGCTATTCAGCGATGGACCAGGTATAGAAACAACGTtggaacagaaagagaaagaaccaGTTGCGGGAACATCAGCAGCTCCACAGGCTATGGATATAGACACACCAATTAGAGATGATGGTTTCGGTGGTCATCTTGGTCaagatattatatgtatgtattctaatttttcataaaacaaattattagcacgattttgtaataaaatattatttttagctGGAGGCCTCTTTGAAGGAGGATTATTTGATGAAGCTCCAATGGGTGAAGTTCCTGTACCTGAAGTTAGTTCAATCACAGAACAGCAAGAAGCTACTGCAGCACCAGGAGCTGCAGTTTCTGTTCATGATGAATCTGAGGAAGATATGGGCGATCATTTTGGACCAGCTGCATCTCCAATGGGAGCAATGaggtacttatttattataaaacatccAATGTTTTGAATGTGaagtgaaataattaattttttcttttttttttttttccttttctttagtTCTGATGGCTCAAGGCCAGCTAGCCCAGCAGTAACGGGAGAAGAAATTGAAGGAAGAATTAGTGTTGCTAGTCGCCGTTTTACACCTGCTCCTCCAACTGCTCCTGAAGAACATCCAATGGATATA
Above is a window of Vespula vulgaris chromosome 4, iyVesVulg1.1, whole genome shotgun sequence DNA encoding:
- the LOC127063249 gene encoding protein NDUFAF4 homolog isoform X1, encoding MKNLRYEKMGLILGKLRRTVHRFNIDNRANAVLSRSKPIPAPKTAAAIKQLKLAQEINPDFLKDHYKKNLKLDEYLKNVYVTSTETKMDTLSQPNPDRPLPKSRTYQDFEFGFYMPDSVPVGKLTLKEIFQVIIKHKEDSVKNSSDILAAKYKLDKETIEKLLEYYKLYQLVLPKRKVDNTNVFSMENIKKLSVEGFMKLKEYHKKQNDERKEIKK
- the LOC127063249 gene encoding protein NDUFAF4 homolog isoform X2, with amino-acid sequence MGLILGKLRRTVHRFNIDNRANAVLSRSKPIPAPKTAAAIKQLKLAQEINPDFLKDHYKKNLKLDEYLKNVYVTSTETKMDTLSQPNPDRPLPKSRTYQDFEFGFYMPDSVPVGKLTLKEIFQVIIKHKEDSVKNSSDILAAKYKLDKETIEKLLEYYKLYQLVLPKRKVDNTNVFSMENIKKLSVEGFMKLKEYHKKQNDERKEIKK